The genomic DNA CGAGCATGGCCTTGGCGACTTCGAAGTCGAAGGAGCCCATGCCGTGGCCGATGTCGAAGATGACGCCGCGCTCGCGCGCCAAGCGCATGTCCGGCCGCACCGCGCCGGAAGCGAAGACCGGCGCGTTGGGAAACGGGCGGAAGCAGTGGGTGAGGATGTCGCCCCGGCGCAGCCTGGGCAGCACTTCCGAGCGGCCTGGCGGCGGCTCGTCGATATGCGCCATCAGCGGCAGGCCGACCTTGTCGGCGGCTTCGAGCGCGAGGTCGACCGGTGCGATGCCGCTGGTGCCGCTGGCGTGGCGGCCCGAGCGGACCTTGACGCCGACGACGACGTCGGCGTGCTCGCGCACCGCCGCCACGGTGTCGCGTGGCTCGCAGAGCCTGAGGTCACTGCATTCGCCGACGGACACGGTCTTGGCGAAGCCGAATATGCCGGCGAAGGAGATGTTGACATAAGCCAGGATGCGGACCTTCGAGCGCTCGATGACATGGCGGCGAAAGCCCAGGAAATTGCCGGCGCCGGCACTGCCGGCGTCGATGAAGGTGGTGGTGCCGCTCTTGGCCGCAAGCCTGTCGGCGTCGACGCCGAGCGAAGTTCCGCCCCAATAGACATGGCTGTGCAGGTCGACGAGGCCAGGGGTGACGATGCAGTCCCTCGCGTCGACGACCTCACGGGCGGTCCCGGCATCGATGGCGGCGTCGATCGCGGCGACGCGGCCATCGGCGATGGCAACGTCGCGCGGCGCATCGAGGTTAGACGCCGGGTCGATCACTCGGCCGCCCTTGATCAGCAGATCGAACTGCATCGACGCCTCCGTTGCTGTTTCGTTGCGATTAGACCGGCCTATAGGCGACCGCTTCGATCTCGATCTTGATGTCGATCATCAGGCGGGATTCGACGGTGGTGCGTGCCGGCGGGTCCTTCGGGAAATGTTTTGCGTAGACCGTGTTGAAGGTGCCGAAGTCGCGGGCATCCTCCAGCCAGACGGTGGTCTTCACCACATCGTCCATGGTGCAGCCGGCAAGCGCCAGCGCAGCCTTGACGTTCTGCAGCACCTGCTCGGCGTGCTCTGCAATCCCGCCCTTGACCACCAGCCCGTCGCTGCCCACCGGTACCTGGCCGGAGATATAGACGAAATCGCCGGCCCGCACGGCGGGCGAGAGCGGGACATGCGATTTTCCAAAGCACTGCTTGGGCAAGTGAGCCTCCTTTATCGACTGGATGGGGTTCTTATAGCCGTCTACGCCTGTCGGCGTGATCCTCATAGGGCCGATGTCGGAAAGCAACATTTTTTCAAAATCCATGTTGCTTTATTACAGAAGCCTGAGCATCTTGCGCGTCAAAGCCGATCGGCAACTCGTAGCCGCCAGCGGTATGCATGAGAGAGGGGGATCCGATGACCTTCGACAAGAATCCGTTTCCGGAAGGCGATGCCGACCGCCACGCGCTTTGGGAAATGCTGGTGCGGCGCGACATCGATGCCTTCCTCGGCCAGGACTGGTCGATGGTCGAGGACGACTTCGTCGCCGAGAGCTTCTTCGGCATGCATGCGCATTTCCTTGCTAATGCCGATGCCTGGCGCCTGCAGTTCCCGAGGCTGGACGTCTATCGCGACGAATGGCTGCGGCAGGCCAAGGAAACTGCGGCGACGAAATTCGCCGAGCCGCTGCGCGAGGCGCTGTTCCGTGTGACCAACATGCGCGACATCGACGTCGACGGCGACCGCGCGGTGCTGCACAAGAAATTCGATGGTTCCGTGGCCAAGGCGGACGGTGGCGTCGACAGGCTCAAATGGCAGACGCTCTACTTCTGCCGCAAGGTCGGCGGTCGCTGGAAGATCGCCGGCTTCGTCGGCTATCTGCCGCATCCGCTGGGGAGCTAATGCATGTCGCCCAAAAGTGCGCAGCGGTTTTGGGAGAACGACATGCATCAAAACAAAGACTTAAAGCGCGTCGCCTGAATTCATTTCAGCGCGACGCGCTTTAGACGGGGAGCCAAAGGCCAGCAGGCAATCGCCTCCGGAGGGCATCCTAAGCCAGGCGCGGCAACCGTTCGTCCGGCGAGCGGTGGTCGAACACGACCCCCATGGTCTTACCAACCGCGGCCATGACGATCAGTTCGACCAGATGGTCGTCGCTGTCCTCGCAGGTGGGGTCACCTTGGCGGATGACGTCGAGCATCGCCCGGGTCGAGATGGTGTCGCCGGCGCGAAATTTCGAAAGTGCGGACAAAACAAGATCTTGCACCGTCGGGTCCATGACGGGCACCTCCGCAGCGACGTTCATTGGCCTCCTCCTGCCATGAACCCTCCCTGAAAGGATGATACGCCAATGGTTGGATTGCGCCAGCGAAATGGTGGTCCGACCAGTGCGGCTGGCGACAAGCTACCGCCATTGTTCCTTTAAAGCGCGTCGCGCTGAAACGGATTCAGGCGACGCGCTTCAAGTCTTTGTATTTACGCATGTCGCTTTCCCAAAACCGCCGCGCACTTTTCGGGCGACATGCCTTAGGTGTGGAACACCGGGCTGGCGGCCACGCCGCGCGCTCGACGCATCGCGCTCGGGTTGCTAAGTCCCTCTCGCGCAGGGAGACCAGTCGAGTCGAGATATGACGGTTGCGATCGAGATGGGGCAGACGACGGCGGGCGCGCCGGCGACCCTCGACCTTGAGGAATTGCTGGCGACCCGCCTGCTGGTGCAGGGCAATTCGGGCTCGGGCAAGTCGCATCTTCTGCGCCGGCTGCTGGAGCAGAGCGCGCCCTGGGTGCAGCAGACCATCATCGACCCGGAAGGCGACTTCGTCTCGCTCGGCGAGCGCTACGGCCATCTGGTGATCGATGCGGAGGACCATACCGAGCGCGGCCTGCAGGC from Mesorhizobium sp. M1E.F.Ca.ET.045.02.1.1 includes the following:
- a CDS encoding amidohydrolase/deacetylase family metallohydrolase — protein: MQFDLLIKGGRVIDPASNLDAPRDVAIADGRVAAIDAAIDAGTAREVVDARDCIVTPGLVDLHSHVYWGGTSLGVDADRLAAKSGTTTFIDAGSAGAGNFLGFRRHVIERSKVRILAYVNISFAGIFGFAKTVSVGECSDLRLCEPRDTVAAVREHADVVVGVKVRSGRHASGTSGIAPVDLALEAADKVGLPLMAHIDEPPPGRSEVLPRLRRGDILTHCFRPFPNAPVFASGAVRPDMRLARERGVIFDIGHGMGSFDFEVAKAMLAEGLAPDVISSDVHLYCVDGPAFDILVCMSKLMALGMPLVEVLRAATVRPAEAVAKAELGVLKVGGIGDIAVLRLLPGRFTFVDAVGASLVADRRLVSNGIVIGGKWWPNEASNHDETERFEAHAQHMHVEVAARHFGRG
- a CDS encoding RidA family protein — encoded protein: MPKQCFGKSHVPLSPAVRAGDFVYISGQVPVGSDGLVVKGGIAEHAEQVLQNVKAALALAGCTMDDVVKTTVWLEDARDFGTFNTVYAKHFPKDPPARTTVESRLMIDIKIEIEAVAYRPV